One stretch of Candidatus Bathyarchaeia archaeon DNA includes these proteins:
- a CDS encoding ABC transporter ATP-binding protein: MKLNVRDIEFSYKSGPSVLKDIHMEVDAHEILTILGPNGVGKSTLLKCLNGLLKARRGTVMVDGEEIHKMKRVEVAKRVGYVPQRADVSKITVFDSVLLGRKPHITWDVSSKDIEITKDAVNCLGLDALSLKYIDEVSGGELQKVQLARALVQEPKVLLLDEPTSSLDLCNQHRIMATLVDVVRRTDLTAILTMHDLNLALRYSDKFLLLKDGKIFAAGDHSVITPKNIEAVYGLPVNVEKYVGRPLVIPL, translated from the coding sequence ATGAAGTTGAACGTAAGAGACATAGAATTTTCCTACAAAAGCGGCCCCTCCGTGCTCAAAGATATCCACATGGAGGTGGATGCACACGAAATCCTCACCATACTGGGACCCAACGGCGTGGGCAAATCCACCCTGCTCAAATGCCTCAATGGGCTGCTGAAGGCTCGACGAGGCACCGTTATGGTGGACGGCGAAGAAATCCACAAAATGAAACGTGTTGAAGTCGCCAAGCGGGTGGGGTATGTCCCTCAGCGGGCGGACGTTTCAAAAATCACGGTTTTTGATTCGGTTCTGCTGGGACGAAAACCCCACATCACGTGGGATGTTTCAAGCAAAGACATAGAAATCACCAAAGACGCAGTGAACTGTCTTGGCTTAGATGCGCTCTCGCTTAAGTACATTGATGAAGTGAGCGGCGGGGAACTGCAAAAAGTCCAGTTAGCACGTGCATTAGTGCAGGAACCCAAAGTTTTGCTTCTTGATGAACCCACAAGCAGCTTGGACCTTTGTAATCAGCACCGCATCATGGCAACACTTGTGGATGTGGTTAGACGAACCGACTTAACCGCTATTCTCACAATGCATGACCTCAACCTTGCACTGCGGTACTCAGACAAGTTTCTGCTGCTTAAAGACGGCAAAATCTTCGCCGCGGGCGACCACAGCGTCATCACCCCCAAAAACATCGAAGCCGTCTATGGGCTCCCCGTGAACGTGGAAAAATACGTCGGGCGACCTCTTGTAATACCCCTTTGA
- a CDS encoding FecCD family ABC transporter permease, translating to MTQKQADGSTKPGSSGYSKYVGRKILFITVCAIVLIVVSLIALSIGSANLSLSEVLEQIASQSGIAWSIRLPRVLVAVIAGAMLALAGAVMQCLLKNPLCEPYTLGLSQASAFGAAFAIVVLGAGAFYSNSKDAVIVSNQYTVTLCAFCFCLISTAVILGLTRLTKVSPESIVLSGVVLGSIFAAGLTAVQYFASDVQIASIIYWTFGDLSRITWDSLTLVVAASTPVLIYFLYNRWNYNAIDAGVDTANSLGVNVNRHITVGMVLASVVAALIVSLMGIIGFVGLLAPHMVRRVIGSDNRFVLPASALVGGLILVVSDTLARTIISPLVLPVGVITAFMGGPLFMYILIRGYRK from the coding sequence ATGACCCAAAAACAGGCTGACGGCTCAACGAAACCTGGTTCTTCAGGATACTCAAAATACGTTGGGCGAAAAATCCTCTTCATAACTGTCTGCGCCATCGTCTTAATCGTAGTTTCCCTCATAGCGTTAAGCATAGGTTCGGCGAATCTGTCTCTGTCTGAGGTTTTGGAGCAAATCGCCAGCCAAAGCGGAATCGCATGGAGCATCCGTTTACCTCGCGTGTTAGTAGCAGTAATTGCGGGAGCTATGCTTGCCCTTGCCGGTGCTGTCATGCAGTGTCTGCTTAAAAACCCGCTCTGTGAACCCTACACGCTTGGGCTTAGCCAAGCCTCGGCGTTTGGAGCCGCCTTCGCCATAGTTGTTCTGGGCGCGGGAGCGTTTTATAGCAACTCCAAAGATGCCGTTATCGTAAGCAATCAATACACTGTAACATTGTGTGCCTTCTGCTTCTGCCTAATTTCCACCGCCGTCATTTTAGGGTTGACACGGTTAACCAAGGTTTCACCTGAATCCATCGTGTTGTCAGGGGTGGTTTTGGGCTCCATTTTCGCCGCGGGACTAACGGCGGTGCAATATTTTGCCAGCGACGTACAAATAGCCTCCATTATTTACTGGACGTTTGGAGATTTAAGCCGCATAACCTGGGACAGCTTAACCTTAGTTGTAGCCGCGTCTACCCCTGTGCTCATTTACTTCCTGTACAACCGCTGGAACTACAACGCCATCGACGCCGGCGTAGACACCGCCAACAGTCTGGGCGTTAACGTCAACCGACACATCACCGTGGGCATGGTGCTTGCCTCCGTCGTTGCTGCTCTGATAGTTTCTTTGATGGGCATCATCGGATTCGTGGGTTTACTGGCGCCCCACATGGTTAGACGCGTAATAGGCTCTGATAACCGCTTTGTGCTGCCCGCCTCCGCGTTAGTCGGCGGTTTAATTTTAGTTGTTTCTGACACGTTAGCCAGAACCATAATTTCCCCTCTGGTTTTGCCTGTGGGCGTAATCACAGCCTTCATGGGTGGACCCTTATTCATGTACATACTCATTCGGGGGTATAGAAAATGA
- a CDS encoding methyltransferase — MKDPKTLLTPPSIRSKAFAALMENALQGLERFYLLTTAWDSNLFEHTVTPKTAHELAHALNYNEAMAVMFCDALVEMGVLAKSGDAYGNTPLAQTYLTPSSEHYLTHTLHNMKRSADRWTQLPILLKNGPIMQERTELFGENWLFSIAEWAQAGSVSDTINAVKPHVNWQTWRRLLDLGGGHGLYAIAFTALNPQLEAFIFDLPRVVSVTRKYVEEYNVQNVHILPGDFYHDSIGQDYDVVFSSFNQSCSDPTLIPKIVNAVKPGGDVVLRRFKDSDREGALKTLDWNLLAFEGKQLGSKAHSAGPIVEREAYLDKLKQAGLEVQEIVSVDAFSEIIFARKPTPNGSSI; from the coding sequence ATGAAAGACCCCAAAACGCTACTAACCCCTCCATCTATCCGCTCAAAAGCCTTTGCAGCCTTAATGGAGAATGCGCTGCAGGGCTTAGAGCGGTTTTATCTGCTCACCACCGCTTGGGACTCAAACCTCTTTGAACATACAGTCACTCCAAAAACAGCACACGAATTAGCCCACGCCCTCAACTACAATGAAGCCATGGCCGTCATGTTTTGTGATGCACTGGTCGAGATGGGCGTGCTGGCAAAATCTGGCGATGCCTACGGTAACACGCCACTGGCTCAAACCTACCTTACGCCCTCCTCCGAACATTACTTGACCCATACTCTTCACAACATGAAAAGAAGCGCCGACCGCTGGACCCAGCTGCCAATCCTACTCAAAAACGGGCCCATTATGCAGGAAAGAACAGAACTCTTTGGTGAGAACTGGCTGTTTAGCATCGCGGAGTGGGCGCAGGCAGGCTCAGTTTCCGACACCATAAACGCCGTAAAACCGCATGTCAACTGGCAAACCTGGCGGCGCCTTTTAGACCTTGGCGGCGGGCACGGTCTTTACGCCATTGCCTTCACAGCGCTCAACCCCCAGTTGGAAGCCTTCATTTTTGACCTGCCCCGCGTCGTATCTGTCACCCGCAAATACGTTGAAGAATACAACGTCCAAAACGTCCACATTTTGCCTGGGGACTTCTATCACGACAGCATAGGTCAAGATTACGATGTTGTCTTCTCGTCGTTTAACCAAAGCTGCAGCGACCCCACCCTTATCCCAAAAATTGTCAACGCAGTAAAGCCAGGCGGGGATGTTGTGCTTCGCCGCTTTAAAGACTCGGACCGCGAAGGTGCCCTTAAAACTTTGGACTGGAACCTTTTGGCGTTTGAAGGTAAACAACTGGGTAGCAAGGCGCACTCGGCTGGTCCAATAGTCGAACGGGAAGCATACCTTGACAAGCTCAAGCAAGCGGGACTCGAAGTGCAGGAAATAGTTTCGGTGGATGCTTTTTCTGAGATAATCTTTGCACGTAAACCTACACCTAACGGAAGCAGCATATAA
- a CDS encoding iron ABC transporter substrate-binding protein, translated as MNKAAIYAIVCIVIIVASAGVALTYYQPASPAPSTFPSPSETPQPTHQVTDMAGRTVTVPNDVSRIVGLNYGALRLITYLYTSDLVCGVEQIENPLDGRPYAMAHPEYLNLPVIGPQFGGDPELIAAQNPDVVFITDTATSNLDSLQSQLGIPVVGIVYGGLDTPDSVQTFYDSLTLMGQVLHKEDRATAVINYVSGLMSDLQTRTSNIPDSQKPTVYIGGLSSRGLHGFTSTSAFYSPFTMTSSKNVITPDMAQNSTQVVNIDMEALPGLNPDVLFVDHNGLSLCQQDVNDHADVYEQLDAIKNNCVYGLMGYNWYALNFDVALSDAYYVGTVLYPDQFADINPPQKADEIYTFLCGAPLYDQMVQLTGEFGPVALK; from the coding sequence ATGAATAAAGCCGCAATCTACGCCATCGTATGCATAGTTATCATCGTGGCTTCCGCGGGTGTCGCCCTAACCTACTACCAACCCGCATCTCCTGCTCCTTCAACGTTCCCTTCACCCTCAGAGACTCCGCAACCGACCCATCAGGTGACGGACATGGCAGGAAGAACTGTAACCGTACCTAACGATGTGTCCCGTATTGTTGGATTAAATTACGGCGCCCTACGGCTAATCACCTACCTATATACAAGTGACTTAGTTTGTGGAGTTGAACAAATAGAAAACCCCCTTGATGGACGCCCCTACGCTATGGCGCACCCTGAGTACTTGAATTTGCCAGTTATTGGTCCGCAGTTTGGCGGCGACCCAGAACTAATCGCAGCCCAAAACCCCGATGTGGTCTTCATCACTGACACTGCCACTTCAAACCTTGACTCCTTGCAGAGCCAACTTGGAATACCCGTCGTCGGTATCGTCTATGGTGGTCTCGATACCCCCGACAGTGTTCAAACCTTTTACGATAGCCTTACCCTTATGGGGCAAGTGTTGCATAAGGAAGACCGAGCCACGGCAGTCATAAACTACGTCAGCGGATTGATGAGCGACCTCCAAACTCGGACCTCTAACATACCCGACTCACAAAAACCAACCGTGTACATTGGCGGACTCTCCTCACGTGGACTTCACGGCTTCACTTCAACAAGCGCCTTCTACTCGCCATTCACCATGACCAGCTCAAAAAACGTCATAACCCCTGATATGGCTCAAAACAGCACCCAAGTTGTAAACATAGACATGGAAGCGCTTCCAGGGTTAAACCCCGACGTACTCTTTGTTGACCATAACGGGTTAAGCCTGTGTCAACAAGACGTAAACGACCACGCTGACGTGTACGAGCAGCTAGATGCCATAAAAAACAACTGTGTCTACGGCTTGATGGGCTACAACTGGTACGCCCTCAACTTTGACGTAGCATTATCGGACGCTTACTATGTAGGTACGGTTCTTTACCCTGACCAGTTTGCAGACATAAACCCCCCGCAGAAAGCCGACGAAATCTACACCTTCCTTTGCGGTGCACCCCTATATGACCAGATGGTTCAACTCACCGGCGAGTTCGGGCCAGTAGCTCTCAAATAA
- a CDS encoding P-loop NTPase, with amino-acid sequence MKLLICGKGGSGKSTLASLLSKNLQTKGYRVIVVDTDESNYGLSAQLGLKDPLELMEQIGGKKAVFQRMWAKRSEGEKEPLFTETWRIDDIPPDYVSQNGKGLYLLQIGKVKHFGEGCACPMGGLSREFLSHLQLGPKDVAIIDTEAGVEHLGRGVAGSVDLVLAVLDPSYESIKLSQKITDMAKEAAKSVYFILNKVPDALADKLVNSVGKERVIGILPYNQSILENGLTGTALDLTLPSIEAVTSFVLEQSQATQKAGDANE; translated from the coding sequence ATGAAACTCCTCATATGTGGAAAAGGCGGCAGCGGCAAAAGCACTCTCGCCTCTCTCCTATCAAAAAACCTCCAAACCAAAGGATACCGCGTTATAGTCGTAGACACCGATGAATCAAACTATGGCCTAAGCGCCCAACTTGGCTTAAAAGACCCCCTCGAACTCATGGAGCAAATCGGCGGCAAAAAAGCCGTTTTCCAGCGAATGTGGGCAAAACGTTCCGAGGGCGAAAAAGAGCCTCTCTTCACTGAGACTTGGCGCATCGACGACATACCCCCAGACTACGTTTCCCAAAACGGCAAAGGTCTATACCTGCTTCAGATAGGAAAAGTCAAACATTTCGGAGAAGGCTGCGCCTGCCCCATGGGCGGTTTATCCCGCGAATTCCTCAGCCACCTCCAACTTGGACCCAAAGACGTAGCCATCATCGACACCGAAGCGGGCGTGGAACACCTAGGCCGAGGCGTTGCCGGTAGTGTCGACTTGGTTTTAGCTGTACTGGACCCCTCTTACGAGTCGATAAAGCTGTCCCAAAAAATTACTGACATGGCAAAAGAAGCCGCTAAATCCGTTTACTTTATCCTCAACAAAGTACCCGATGCCCTCGCCGACAAACTAGTAAATAGTGTCGGAAAAGAACGGGTAATTGGAATTTTACCCTACAACCAATCCATACTGGAAAACGGATTAACGGGCACGGCGCTTGACTTAACTCTTCCAAGCATCGAGGCAGTTACAAGTTTTGTGCTTGAGCAATCCCAAGCAACTCAAAAAGCAGGTGACGCAAATGAATAA
- a CDS encoding glycoside hydrolase family 16 protein has translation MQKKILTAILTFMLLATTIGMVIPQAAAYNLRRPIRPTPTTAYPSTVSFSGYTWYIENTQQPCNPGPNYWSNNPENVWVDENGWLHLKITQRNGKWYCAELTTIQTLGYGTYAFYLASRTDNLDKNVVLGLFAYKDDTHEVDIEFSKWGITNYQNGWFTVQPPPYIDGKNQKAFNFELSGDYTTHYFTWSQRSIYFESFHGHYPVGTQPQGNVIESFTSYQRVSAQGVKAHINLWLYKGLAPSDGLPTEVVIKSFTYTP, from the coding sequence TTGCAGAAAAAAATTCTAACCGCAATATTGACTTTCATGCTACTGGCAACAACAATAGGCATGGTCATCCCCCAAGCAGCTGCCTACAACCTTCGCAGACCAATCCGGCCTACCCCCACAACTGCCTACCCGTCAACCGTATCTTTCTCAGGATACACCTGGTACATCGAAAACACACAACAACCCTGCAATCCGGGACCAAACTACTGGTCAAACAACCCCGAAAACGTGTGGGTCGACGAAAACGGCTGGCTACACCTCAAAATCACCCAGCGAAACGGAAAATGGTACTGTGCGGAACTGACAACAATTCAAACATTAGGCTACGGCACCTACGCCTTTTACCTTGCAAGCAGAACCGACAATCTGGACAAAAACGTAGTTTTAGGCTTATTTGCCTACAAAGACGACACCCACGAAGTCGACATTGAATTCTCCAAATGGGGCATAACAAACTACCAAAACGGCTGGTTCACTGTACAGCCGCCACCCTATATAGATGGCAAAAACCAGAAAGCCTTCAACTTTGAACTAAGCGGGGACTACACCACACACTACTTCACTTGGAGCCAAAGGTCAATATATTTTGAAAGCTTCCATGGACACTACCCAGTAGGCACCCAACCACAAGGAAACGTTATAGAGTCATTCACCAGCTACCAACGCGTAAGTGCCCAAGGAGTCAAAGCCCACATTAACCTCTGGCTATACAAGGGACTCGCCCCCTCTGATGGCTTGCCCACTGAAGTAGTCATAAAAAGCTTTACCTACACACCCTAA
- a CDS encoding glycosyltransferase, with product MSKSTFVYGALVVVTLTIVSLLIGTIDMYIAVSCALAADIYVILLSRKKRFESTSGSRFAPLMLVAVIPACISTLLFLLGYLGSSFEAVFRITLTVGFSIAFFITSYPIIPAAKFKGMEDNLAESNTKPLVTLLVPAYNEQTVISRTLNSLVNLKYENKEIIVIDDGSTDLTKFVASGYEKQGVRVITKPNGGKASALNYGLLFAKGEIVITIDSDSMVTRDAVNMIVKAMASNPNNVAVAGNIKVLNSNSLLTKIQELEYIMAINTIRRAFALFGAVMVIPGAFGAFKKERVAAVGGYDTDTLTEDFDITIKLLKTRGAVSSSSAAHAYTEVPSSWKALYRQRIRWGTGTFQTLLKHKDIFGNPRYGALHSFVFPIMLFSLFNPLASFIALSSGLVLALTGGFLLFARMVVMFLLIQLFVSLLALSIDNEGSGLAVYSPFFVFIYKQFIDIVTIISVVKALIGKEKKWQKLQRSGGLDAIKVRT from the coding sequence ATGTCAAAGTCTACTTTTGTCTATGGTGCCTTGGTGGTTGTCACCTTAACCATAGTTTCTTTGCTAATTGGCACAATAGACATGTACATCGCTGTTTCCTGCGCCTTAGCAGCCGACATATACGTAATTTTGCTTTCCCGAAAAAAACGCTTCGAAAGCACCTCCGGCAGCCGGTTTGCCCCCTTAATGCTTGTAGCAGTGATTCCCGCATGCATATCCACTCTGCTTTTTCTTTTGGGCTATTTGGGGTCATCGTTTGAAGCGGTTTTCAGGATAACCCTCACGGTGGGTTTTAGCATTGCGTTTTTCATAACTTCCTACCCGATAATTCCTGCAGCCAAATTCAAAGGGATGGAAGACAACCTTGCTGAAAGTAACACCAAACCGCTGGTGACCCTTCTTGTTCCAGCTTATAACGAGCAGACCGTGATATCCCGCACCTTAAACAGCTTGGTAAACCTCAAATACGAAAACAAAGAAATCATCGTAATCGACGATGGCTCAACTGACCTAACAAAGTTTGTGGCTTCAGGCTACGAAAAACAAGGCGTTAGAGTCATTACAAAACCCAACGGAGGCAAAGCATCCGCCCTTAACTATGGGCTTCTTTTTGCCAAAGGGGAAATTGTCATCACCATTGACTCTGACAGCATGGTCACTAGAGACGCTGTAAACATGATTGTCAAAGCCATGGCAAGCAACCCCAACAACGTAGCCGTCGCGGGCAACATCAAGGTGCTTAACAGCAATTCGCTCTTGACAAAAATTCAGGAACTAGAGTACATAATGGCAATAAACACCATAAGGCGCGCCTTTGCTCTTTTCGGAGCCGTTATGGTGATTCCTGGAGCCTTTGGAGCATTCAAAAAGGAACGTGTTGCCGCCGTGGGTGGCTATGACACAGACACGTTAACGGAAGATTTTGACATAACCATCAAGCTGCTAAAAACCCGGGGCGCCGTAAGCTCAAGCTCCGCAGCTCACGCATACACTGAAGTGCCCTCCTCTTGGAAAGCTCTTTACCGGCAAAGAATCCGCTGGGGCACAGGAACCTTCCAGACTTTGCTTAAGCATAAGGACATTTTTGGGAACCCCCGTTATGGCGCGTTGCACAGCTTTGTGTTTCCGATTATGCTGTTTTCGCTTTTCAATCCGCTCGCCAGCTTCATCGCGCTCAGTTCAGGTCTAGTGCTTGCCTTAACGGGCGGTTTTTTGCTGTTTGCCCGCATGGTGGTTATGTTTCTGCTGATCCAGTTGTTTGTTTCGCTGCTTGCCCTGTCCATCGATAATGAAGGGAGTGGGTTGGCGGTTTACTCGCCGTTTTTTGTGTTCATCTACAAGCAATTCATTGACATTGTGACGATTATTTCAGTGGTTAAAGCACTTATTGGTAAGGAGAAGAAGTGGCAGAAGCTTCAGCGGTCAGGCGGTTTGGACGCCATCAAAGTCCGCACATAG
- a CDS encoding PhoU domain-containing protein, whose amino-acid sequence MADLRKVQRTPTGTFFVCLPRKWSEQHGLKKGVMLALSETIDGKLFIDPKYNDEPPPRISSLNVGPYLGREIIGHYLLGSDIIRIEAKERIDLETRKVVKATVGSVIGLEIVEENYSQIVLQCLLEPSGFPPEKILRRNYSIVAGMHRDATNSFIDGDLQLAKSVTVRDDESNRLYFLLVRILRTIIQNPQLGEKLGLTTIECLDYRLAASLVEAMGDACVQIAAKTLELNGVKPSDELRILLSDLQTVCYETHEQALKSFMNKDIVLAESVRRAREKIQTLTVAIEQVAKDQPLDFMPQTLATASFMKQIYNQSVDLADLVV is encoded by the coding sequence TTGGCTGATTTACGTAAAGTTCAACGAACCCCCACAGGCACATTCTTTGTCTGCCTGCCACGAAAGTGGTCTGAACAACACGGACTTAAAAAAGGGGTTATGCTGGCCTTAAGTGAAACAATTGATGGAAAACTCTTCATTGATCCAAAATATAACGATGAACCGCCACCAAGAATTTCCTCTTTAAATGTAGGTCCGTATCTGGGACGCGAAATCATTGGACATTACCTTTTGGGCTCCGATATTATTCGAATTGAAGCCAAAGAACGAATAGATTTGGAAACCCGAAAAGTGGTTAAAGCAACTGTTGGTTCAGTGATTGGCTTAGAGATTGTGGAAGAAAACTATTCGCAGATTGTCCTGCAGTGTTTGCTTGAACCTTCAGGTTTTCCTCCTGAAAAAATTCTTCGCCGTAACTACTCGATTGTTGCGGGGATGCATCGAGACGCCACTAACTCCTTTATTGATGGCGACCTACAGCTTGCCAAAAGTGTAACAGTCCGCGACGACGAAAGTAACCGCCTCTATTTCCTTTTGGTTCGCATTTTGCGTACGATTATTCAAAATCCGCAGTTGGGAGAGAAGTTGGGGTTAACCACAATCGAATGCTTGGATTATCGTTTAGCTGCTAGTCTTGTTGAAGCTATGGGTGATGCATGTGTACAGATTGCCGCAAAAACTTTGGAGCTCAACGGGGTTAAGCCCTCTGACGAGTTACGAATTTTGCTTTCAGATTTACAAACAGTCTGCTACGAAACTCATGAGCAAGCTTTGAAATCCTTCATGAACAAAGACATCGTTTTAGCGGAGAGTGTGCGACGGGCACGCGAGAAAATCCAAACGTTAACCGTTGCCATTGAACAAGTGGCAAAGGACCAGCCGTTAGATTTTATGCCCCAGACACTGGCGACCGCATCTTTCATGAAGCAAATTTACAACCAAAGCGTTGACTTGGCTGACCTAGTCGTTTAA
- a CDS encoding DNA-directed DNA polymerase II small subunit, which yields MIEKERLQKAVEITIAAGYQIDREAFDYLATICTGDDPAQVMTKALHKIECCEEKPMFICRSFLESVLQEPQPKPEEEKQAINQPVEPEHQEPLEMEEAKQYPAVSSPFRAYAKDVESQVKVLEDPTPDISSNGTMEEFLDYFKDRFKRIEKLLRQRMDLKAATPILEAKKSQAKTKLKIIGMVTEKREAKQQLLITLEDLDSSATILVPTKASEEVQRKAQLLLQDQIICAAVVKTRGHLFLCEDIIFPEVGQKPTRRASEPVYAVLTSDIHVGSNKFNKESFKRFIHWINGKYGNDAMREIASHVKYCLVAGDLVDGVGVYPGQAKELTVRDAHNQYRYAAKLLSRIPEHIEIVVSPGNHDAPRKALPQPAITEDYLPTLQGSRRIYSLGNPCTVSIHGVEVLMYHGRSLDDIIGSVPGTDHEHPEKAMKLFIQGRHLAPIYGAKTTLSPEKRDFLVIDRVPDIFHAGHIHVMGVCNHRGVLVVNSGGWQDQTEYMAKLGLVPTPGKVPVVNLQTMEVKVLSFL from the coding sequence ATGATAGAAAAGGAAAGGCTTCAAAAAGCGGTAGAAATCACAATCGCAGCAGGGTACCAAATTGACCGTGAAGCCTTTGATTACTTAGCAACAATTTGCACTGGTGATGACCCAGCTCAAGTGATGACAAAAGCATTACATAAGATTGAGTGCTGCGAAGAAAAACCCATGTTCATCTGCCGAAGCTTTCTGGAATCAGTTCTTCAAGAACCGCAGCCAAAACCCGAAGAAGAAAAGCAAGCCATCAACCAACCAGTTGAACCAGAACATCAAGAACCACTGGAAATGGAGGAGGCTAAGCAGTATCCTGCGGTTAGCAGCCCTTTTCGGGCTTACGCAAAGGATGTAGAGTCCCAGGTTAAGGTTTTGGAGGACCCAACACCAGACATTAGCTCCAATGGAACCATGGAGGAATTTCTGGACTACTTTAAAGACCGATTCAAACGAATTGAAAAACTTCTTAGGCAACGCATGGACCTTAAAGCTGCCACGCCGATTTTGGAAGCAAAAAAGTCGCAGGCTAAAACCAAACTGAAAATTATTGGTATGGTTACTGAGAAGCGGGAAGCAAAACAGCAGCTATTGATTACCTTGGAGGATTTGGATTCCAGCGCTACCATTCTTGTGCCCACCAAAGCGTCGGAGGAAGTTCAAAGAAAAGCCCAATTACTTCTACAAGACCAAATCATATGTGCCGCTGTAGTGAAAACTAGGGGGCACTTGTTTTTGTGTGAGGATATTATTTTTCCAGAGGTTGGACAAAAACCTACTCGTAGAGCCTCAGAACCTGTTTATGCGGTTTTAACTTCAGATATTCATGTAGGAAGCAACAAGTTCAACAAGGAATCATTTAAACGCTTTATACATTGGATAAATGGGAAATACGGAAACGACGCCATGCGTGAAATCGCCAGCCACGTTAAGTACTGCTTGGTTGCAGGTGACTTGGTTGACGGCGTTGGTGTGTATCCTGGTCAAGCCAAGGAGCTAACCGTTAGAGACGCCCATAACCAGTATCGGTATGCTGCTAAGCTGCTCTCGCGAATACCAGAACACATCGAAATTGTTGTTTCACCTGGAAACCATGATGCCCCACGCAAAGCCCTTCCTCAACCAGCAATAACAGAAGATTACTTACCTACTCTTCAGGGTTCCCGAAGAATTTACTCGCTGGGCAATCCCTGTACCGTGAGCATCCATGGCGTTGAAGTTTTGATGTATCATGGTCGAAGCTTAGATGACATCATCGGTTCAGTTCCAGGAACTGACCATGAACATCCAGAGAAAGCCATGAAACTATTCATACAAGGACGGCATTTAGCACCCATCTATGGTGCCAAGACAACGCTATCCCCTGAAAAACGTGACTTCCTTGTTATTGACCGAGTCCCAGATATTTTTCATGCAGGACACATCCACGTTATGGGCGTATGCAATCATAGAGGCGTCTTAGTGGTGAATTCGGGTGGATGGCAAGACCAAACCGAGTACATGGCAAAGTTAGGCTTGGTTCCAACACCGGGAAAAGTGCCCGTTGTGAACTTGCAAACGATGGAAGTCAAGGTGCTATCTTTCCTTTAA